AGGTGAGTGCTGCTGCCGCATCCATGGCTTGCCGGGGCGATCGAATACCGGGAATTGGTGTTGTTCCAGTGGCTCGACACCAATTCAAGGCCACCTGAACCATCGATACCCCACGCTCTCTCGCGATAGCTGCGAGCAGCTGCCTGATTGGAAGACTCTCCGGCAAGAGTCGGCGAAACAGTCGTTGGCGTAGCCAGGTGGACGGCCGAGGTGTATCACCCGGAGTACAGCCCAGCACCCCGAAGGCCAATGGGCTGTAGGCCAACACTTCAATATCCAGCGCCTGACAAAGATCCAACAACTCTTGCGCTGGCGCCACTCCCGGAGAGAGCAATGACCATTGGATCTGCACACTGCTGAGCTTCACCCCTCGCTCCCTCAGCCGGGCCTGCATCCAAAGCAAACGGCGAGCCCCCACATTCGATACCCCCAGCTCGTCCACTTGCTGAGCCTGAACCAGATCAGCCAAACCATCCAAAAGCGCAGCTTCCTGCCAGGGCGCATACCGCGCTGTACTCCAGTGCAATTGCACCCGCTTCAGATAACCACCTAATCGCTTTTGGCTGGCATTAAAAGCACGATCCAGCCCCCTTCTCCCCTGACGCCAGGGGAAAGGAGCCAACTTTGTCGCCACCACTAACTGAGAGCGACGCGAAGCCGGTAAAGCCTCAATAAAGCCTCCCAGAAGACTTTCGCTGCGACCGTTTAAACGACCCGTCCCGTAAGAATCGGCCGTGTCGATGAGGTTGAGTCCTGAGCTAAGGGCTTGGCGAAACGTGGCAGCTAGGCGCCCATCGTCCCTGTTTGGGTCATACCCCCAAACAAATTCATTGCCCCAAGCCCAAGTTCCAAAACCGATGCTGTTCAACCGGCACGAGCCTTTGCCAGCCATGATCACCTTTCCAAATCAGATTTTCGATGTCTGACCACAAAGCGTCGGAATCCTCTCCGTGCCTCTCAAGCCAAACCGCCAGTGAAAGCGAGCCAGCGGAGGTCGAACGAGTTCTTTGCAACCACTGCCGTCGCACGGCAAGCAACGGAATCCGTTGCTTGGGTATGTGCGTTGCCGACAACGACTACTGATTCGGTGATCCCGTGAAAGCCACGGGCGCCCTTGACGCGTTGATGAAAAGAGTGATTCCCAAGAAGATTTGGGAGACTGGAACCAATGAAACGGTGCCCCACCGTTAAACCGCTTGTGGTGTCGCACCAAAGATCCCTTCAACAGCAAACCTTGCGACTCCTTCGGTCGATCTTGAAAAAGGCGGCACCCAGATTCGAACTGGGGATAAAGGATTTGCAATCCTCTGCCTTACCACTTGGCCATGCCGCCGCAGGGGAACGTCTAGTCCCTCAAAGCGATCGTATCAGCCACGGTTCAACAGCACTTCTGGTGATCTGCAACGGCCACGGAGAAGATTTCATCGCCCTACGCGTTCTGGAAGCGGTTCATCGCCGGCATCCTCAACTTCCCTTAGAAGTAATGCCTCTGGTGGGCCAAGGACGAGCTTTTGCAGACGCGGTGAGGGCTGGTTGGCTGCAACGGATTGGTCCAACAGCGACTCTGCCAAGTGGAGGATTTAGCAATCAAAGTCTGCGGGGACTACTCCGAGATCTTCGAGCGGGGTTACCCCTCTTGAGCTGGGGGCAATGGCGACTTGTTCAACGGCGGGCTCATCAAGGACGCTTTCTTGTGGCCGTTGGCGATCTATTGCCGCTGCTGATGGCCTGGGCCAGTGGCGCTGGCTTCGGATTCATTGGGACGCCAAAAAGTGATTACACCTGGCGAAGCGGTCCTGGTCGAAACCTGAGCGATCGATATCACCGCCTGAAGGGCAGTGAATGGGATCCCTGGGAATGGATCTTGATGCGCTCCAAACGGTGCCAATGGGTCGCGATGCGAGATCAACTCACAGCCCGAGGACTCCGTCGCCATCGGGTGGCTGCTCAAGCGCCCGGTAATCCAATGATGGATGGCCTCCAACGCAAGACGATTCCGAAAGCACTCGAGCGTTGCCGAAGAGTGCTTGTGTTGTGTGGGAGCCGAATGCCTGAAGCCCAGGCCAACTTCGATCGTCTGTTGAAGGCGATCGGCCTTGTGCAATCCGCGGTACCGATGGGCTTCCTTGTTGCAGCGGGAGCCGAGCCCTCACCGGAAGGGTTTCGAAGAAGTTTGGAACAACAGGGCTTCAGGCGAAGTTTGCCTCCATCCGATCAACTCAACGCAGAAAGCTGTTGGGTAAAAGGCCCCTGCATGCTGCTCATTGGACGATCCTGTTTTGACAGTTGGAGCGGCTGGTCTGAAGTGGGCCTTGCCACGGCTGGAACAGCCACAGAACAGCTTGTAGGCCTTGGCATTCCAGCCCTCTCGTTACCGGGTCCTGGCCCCCAGTTCAAGGCAAGTTTTGCGCGCAGGCAAAGCCGATTGCTTGGAGGCTCAGTCGAGCCTTGTTCATCACCGATTGCGCTGGCAACGGCACTCGAACGCCTGCTGGCAGACGCAGATTTACGGAGGAGGCTGGGGCAGATTGGCCAACGACGCATGGGAGCATCAGGGGGCAGCGATCGGCTCGCCAAGCTGATCCTTGACCACCTGCACTGATACTGAGGAGCCC
The DNA window shown above is from Synechococcus sp. CC9902 and carries:
- a CDS encoding aldo/keto reductase, which encodes MAGKGSCRLNSIGFGTWAWGNEFVWGYDPNRDDGRLAATFRQALSSGLNLIDTADSYGTGRLNGRSESLLGGFIEALPASRRSQLVVATKLAPFPWRQGRRGLDRAFNASQKRLGGYLKRVQLHWSTARYAPWQEAALLDGLADLVQAQQVDELGVSNVGARRLLWMQARLRERGVKLSSVQIQWSLLSPGVAPAQELLDLCQALDIEVLAYSPLAFGVLGCTPGDTPRPSTWLRQRLFRRLLPESLPIRQLLAAIARERGVSMVQVALNWCRATGTTPIPGIRSPRQAMDAAAALTWQLSEAECFALNQARERCLARMPSNPFQSR
- a CDS encoding lipid-A-disaccharide synthase-related protein, which produces MICNGHGEDFIALRVLEAVHRRHPQLPLEVMPLVGQGRAFADAVRAGWLQRIGPTATLPSGGFSNQSLRGLLRDLRAGLPLLSWGQWRLVQRRAHQGRFLVAVGDLLPLLMAWASGAGFGFIGTPKSDYTWRSGPGRNLSDRYHRLKGSEWDPWEWILMRSKRCQWVAMRDQLTARGLRRHRVAAQAPGNPMMDGLQRKTIPKALERCRRVLVLCGSRMPEAQANFDRLLKAIGLVQSAVPMGFLVAAGAEPSPEGFRRSLEQQGFRRSLPPSDQLNAESCWVKGPCMLLIGRSCFDSWSGWSEVGLATAGTATEQLVGLGIPALSLPGPGPQFKASFARRQSRLLGGSVEPCSSPIALATALERLLADADLRRRLGQIGQRRMGASGGSDRLAKLILDHLH